The following coding sequences lie in one Changpingibacter yushuensis genomic window:
- a CDS encoding holo-ACP synthase, with amino-acid sequence MIVGVGIDVVETITFAAQIGEPGTRFMGAFTSRERRNAQARAAAHAVPGEQADLSTHLAARWAAKEAFIKAWSSAMVGQPPVISPENVVWTEIEIIQDQWGRPSIQLHGDVARLVEHTLGGIRVHVSMSHDGGVASAVVTIEGSIP; translated from the coding sequence ATGATCGTGGGAGTGGGGATCGACGTCGTCGAAACAATCACGTTCGCCGCACAAATTGGCGAACCAGGTACTCGGTTCATGGGAGCTTTCACAAGCCGCGAGCGCCGGAACGCGCAAGCACGCGCTGCTGCCCATGCGGTCCCGGGTGAACAAGCCGATCTCAGCACGCACCTTGCCGCACGATGGGCCGCCAAAGAGGCATTCATCAAAGCGTGGAGTTCAGCAATGGTCGGCCAGCCGCCCGTCATTTCTCCAGAGAATGTGGTGTGGACGGAGATCGAAATCATCCAGGATCAATGGGGCAGACCCAGCATCCAACTTCATGGCGATGTAGCCCGCCTCGTTGAGCATACATTGGGCGGTATCCGTGTACACGTCTCCATGAGCCATGACGGTGGCGTGGCAAGCGCGGTGGTCACTATCGAAGGGTCCATTCCGTAA
- a CDS encoding type I polyketide synthase produces the protein MTSVSQSLNAGTPWILQFAGQSSPWARELAELNADSRINTQLAKIDSDAESMLGPVLPALTVIGAGRLDLLGKHGTASTQGSAFASVPGILLAQYGAYCDLAAALPTPPVEIIGHSQGILAAAMLNSDAPASIFALARLIGAAATKVTREVGAERLGESTSMLAVRGVPAAMLRQILGDTSLAIVNSRTSTVLSGKPCDLENIIEKIEKLAKASQSERSAKLTGGAPLTPVTEFLDVDAPFHSHLLEPAVALVDGWIAAAGLDIANAHDLARAVLTDSLEWNAESADAVARLGDAHGTHGFVIDLGPGSLQRLTLENLAGTGVTYINAGSASARDEFISGQPRSVSTEDWSKWAPSLATIDGKKVVETAFTRLTGRSPIILGGMTPTTVDPEIVAAAANAGHWVELGGGGQVTEDVLEGNLYELKKQLAPGRTAQFNAMFLDRYLWDLHFGNRRLVSRERGAGAPLDGVTISAGIPDLEEAVELIKRLRGEGFPYVAFKPGTVDQIRQVLAIARASAGLPLIMQVEDGHAGGHHSWEDLDQLLLATYREVRETGIVLAVGGGLGVPERAATYLTGEWSYKYSMPAMPVDAIFIGTAAMTAKEAKTNRDVKELLVATSGVAAEDQGGWVASGDVRGGITSGLSQLRADIYQVENSAAACGRLLVTVDKDAEAVEARREEILEAINKTAKPYFGDLEQMTYAQFVRRYVELTHPWTDWGLVQRFHELLQRCEARLCPADHGLWETVFPQIESVEDPAAAISSFEAAYPQASSTLVSAADAAWFISLCRKYPKPVPFVPIIGADILQWWGSDSLWQSQDPRYTADQVRIIPGPVSVAGITAVDEPVAQILARFEDATVERISGEAPEVFSLLAHDREEFVRTVPYILWHGQLAANPAAVVDECQLIETEAGLELYLPLDTFWEGTSANQHAVRELRIPILLPDSVHNGGLPIVDDERLPQAMRALLAVTAGVGSTTIGGTPIEELPVFEFNDQTGLNEASFEFAVSAEIPALHAGVTAPDSLTSVAVPSALLGSCWPTIYAAIGAGVAHGYPVIEGLLSAVHLDHSELLHVPLDEILAAGTLTAHSWCESIAESSAGRVVTIKTRVTDPSGRTVINFMERFAMRGRVTTTELPVDPAPRGGAAGEVVDTARSLLRRVKVTAPANMTAFAIVSGDFNPIHTSQRAAKVSGMDDALVHGMWLCAAAQHTVADTADASGLRIKGWTYRMFGMVNLQDEVEISAERVGRIRDGGLALEVTCRIDGEIVAQATAQVEAPSTAYVYPGQGIQTAGMALDERASSPAARSVWERADVHTREALGFSILAVVQDNPKELTARGVTYRHPEGVLNLTQFTQVALATVAIAQTERLREAGALVDGAMFAGHSLGEYTALSAYAKVFSLENVLEIVFQRGSTMHHLVPRDAQGQSNYRLGALRPNQLGVGAGDVVGFVASVAEASGEFLEVVNLNLAGQQYAIAGTIAGLKALEKEAGRRAEEFGGRRPFILIPGIDVPFHSSVLRPGVPDFRNLLEGLLPASIDIVSLQGRYVPNLVARPFELTADFADSILEVVPSESIAELRANFDQRMEDPNEVARTLLVELLAWQFASPVRWIETQEILIRDGVEEIVEVGLASSPTLANMITKTLALPEHSGDDVIVLNVQRDSKRVLREDVAAVALDSDSDSISGSADDVAAPPVSETRVAEAPVAHVPAASAPVASGSGAPAADIPFSAGNALRVLLAQETKVRLDQIVDVDTVETLTNGVSSKRNQILMDMTAEFELATLDGAAEASLSTLVAQVDQQAHGYHAFGPVLAEVVGERLRAVTGAAGAKPARVADRVANVWQLGSGWAAHVQAVIVLGTREGKSTRGGELATLAGQPSSTAELDALVDEAIMEVGAQMGVSVSRPSAGAAGSGAVVDSAALDAFSEHMTAVLADTARDLLARLGQDAPVGEPDSSDDADLRAAIAAELGSGWESFVAPAFDANRAVHLNDRWATAREDVARISFGEEINANFYGTGEEVARQAEWQAARNPALAERLSQIAAQARDTSAGEFTGKVAVVTGVTPSSIAGAAAARLLAGGATVVMTASRISTARLSFAKELYRSNARGEAELWLVPANLASFRDVDSVIEWVGSQQRKTVGATSKLVKPALTPDFLLPFAAPSVRGTMAEAGPEAENQARVLLWSVERLVAGLSAIGEETNTEHRLHTILPGSPNRGTFGGDGAYGEVKAAFDAICNKWNVEPWGARTSLVQAKIGWVRGTGLMGHNDPLVAAVHAAGVRTWSTSEMGEQLAALCSDQTRAQASLAPLDVDLTGGLSNVDLRALKASSSVAPEADAVVPASIKALPNAKTPHQVGAETADWAGVTARPEDMVVIVGLGEIGPWGSSRTRLEAELGIDSDGDVDMTAAGVLEMAWMMGLLTWHDTPQPGWYNTDDVLVDEADIWEKYRNEVVARSGIRSFVDDGALADLGTVDVAPVRLASDITFGVADEAAAQAHIAADPNFTTSAFVDGEWQVTRRAGAVTYVPRRTTLSRTVGGQFPTGFDPAHWGIPAAMTESMDRMAIWNLLTTVDAFIGAGFSPAELLAAVHPSEVASTQGTGFGGMTSMHRLYVDRFVGKEYPQDILQETLPNVVAAHTMQSYVGGYGSMIHPVGACATAAVSVEEGADKIAAGKATFVVAGAIDDLQIESLIGFGDMNATANSQEMRDKGISERFFSRAGDARRGGFVESQGGGTVLLARGDFARDLGLPVLGVVGYVHSYADGIHTSIPAPGQGALASVRGGENSQMARSLAKLGVVADDIAVVSKHDTSTNANDPNEAELHVRIARELGRSAGNPLYVVSQKTLTGHAKGGAALFQISGLVQLFSEGTVPGNKALDCQDEEFAEDDFLVWLRDPLHVGTAKAALLTSLGFGHVAGILALVHPGAFEKAIELSDGPDAAQLWRSQADSRLAESARHMAAGMIGREPLYEEVGGHRFTGDAHEQEARMLVDPAARLGAEGTF, from the coding sequence ATGACTTCCGTATCTCAATCGCTCAATGCGGGCACGCCGTGGATTCTCCAGTTTGCTGGCCAATCCTCCCCGTGGGCCCGCGAACTCGCTGAACTGAACGCGGATTCCCGCATCAATACTCAGCTTGCGAAGATCGATTCAGATGCTGAGTCCATGCTCGGCCCAGTTCTTCCGGCGTTGACCGTGATCGGTGCGGGCCGGTTGGACCTTCTGGGGAAGCATGGCACTGCAAGTACGCAGGGGTCTGCCTTTGCCTCTGTTCCTGGCATCCTGCTTGCGCAGTATGGTGCCTACTGTGATCTTGCCGCCGCACTTCCCACGCCTCCTGTGGAGATCATCGGTCACTCTCAGGGCATCCTCGCTGCTGCCATGCTGAACTCTGACGCACCGGCAAGCATCTTCGCGCTGGCGCGGCTCATTGGCGCAGCTGCCACGAAGGTCACCCGTGAGGTGGGAGCCGAACGCCTCGGCGAGTCCACATCTATGCTCGCGGTGCGCGGCGTTCCTGCCGCGATGTTGCGCCAGATTCTGGGCGATACAAGCTTGGCAATCGTAAACTCGCGCACCTCCACGGTGCTTTCGGGTAAGCCCTGCGACCTAGAGAACATTATCGAAAAGATTGAGAAGCTTGCGAAGGCGTCTCAATCAGAACGCTCGGCGAAGCTCACGGGCGGCGCACCGCTCACCCCGGTTACTGAGTTCCTCGATGTTGACGCGCCTTTCCATTCCCACCTGCTCGAACCCGCCGTTGCACTCGTTGACGGGTGGATCGCCGCAGCCGGGCTGGACATTGCTAACGCCCACGATCTGGCACGCGCCGTTCTGACCGATTCGCTGGAGTGGAATGCAGAATCGGCCGACGCGGTCGCGCGGCTTGGTGATGCACATGGTACTCACGGATTCGTCATCGATCTGGGCCCTGGAAGCCTCCAGCGCCTGACGCTTGAGAACCTTGCTGGTACCGGTGTTACCTACATCAATGCGGGTTCCGCAAGTGCACGCGATGAGTTCATTTCCGGCCAACCCCGTTCTGTTTCCACAGAAGACTGGAGCAAGTGGGCTCCCTCTCTTGCCACCATCGATGGCAAGAAAGTTGTAGAGACCGCGTTCACTCGGCTGACCGGGCGCTCTCCCATCATTCTGGGCGGCATGACTCCAACCACGGTGGATCCTGAGATCGTTGCTGCTGCGGCTAACGCCGGGCACTGGGTGGAGTTGGGTGGCGGAGGCCAGGTTACTGAAGACGTTTTGGAAGGCAACCTCTACGAACTCAAGAAGCAGTTGGCACCTGGGCGCACAGCTCAGTTCAACGCCATGTTCCTAGATCGCTACTTGTGGGACCTCCACTTTGGTAACCGCCGCCTCGTCTCACGCGAGCGCGGCGCTGGCGCTCCGCTGGATGGCGTGACCATTTCGGCGGGTATCCCGGACCTAGAGGAGGCCGTGGAACTCATTAAGCGGCTGCGCGGCGAAGGATTCCCATACGTTGCCTTTAAGCCGGGCACTGTTGATCAGATCCGCCAAGTTCTCGCGATTGCCCGGGCCAGTGCCGGCTTGCCGCTCATTATGCAGGTCGAAGATGGCCACGCCGGTGGACACCATTCATGGGAAGATCTGGACCAACTTCTTCTTGCCACATATCGTGAGGTGCGCGAAACCGGAATTGTCTTGGCGGTTGGCGGAGGCCTGGGAGTGCCCGAGCGCGCCGCCACGTACTTGACCGGCGAATGGTCGTACAAGTACTCCATGCCAGCGATGCCCGTGGATGCGATTTTCATCGGAACAGCGGCCATGACGGCGAAGGAAGCTAAGACCAACCGGGATGTCAAGGAGCTGCTTGTCGCCACTTCAGGCGTAGCCGCAGAAGATCAGGGTGGCTGGGTGGCCTCAGGTGACGTCCGTGGCGGCATCACGTCGGGGCTTTCGCAGCTGCGTGCGGATATCTACCAGGTTGAAAACTCAGCGGCAGCGTGTGGCCGCTTGCTCGTTACAGTTGATAAGGACGCTGAGGCCGTTGAAGCCCGGCGCGAGGAAATCCTCGAGGCGATCAATAAGACGGCAAAGCCGTATTTCGGTGACCTTGAGCAGATGACGTACGCGCAGTTCGTGCGTCGCTATGTAGAACTGACTCACCCGTGGACAGATTGGGGATTGGTTCAGCGCTTCCACGAGTTGCTGCAGCGTTGTGAAGCGCGCCTTTGCCCGGCTGACCACGGATTATGGGAGACGGTGTTCCCTCAAATCGAATCTGTGGAAGATCCGGCCGCGGCCATATCTTCCTTCGAAGCCGCCTACCCCCAGGCTTCCTCCACGCTCGTCAGTGCTGCTGATGCAGCATGGTTCATTTCTCTGTGCCGCAAGTACCCAAAGCCTGTTCCATTTGTGCCCATCATCGGCGCAGACATTCTGCAGTGGTGGGGTTCGGATTCCCTCTGGCAATCCCAGGACCCTCGCTACACGGCGGATCAGGTTCGCATTATTCCTGGACCGGTCTCAGTAGCTGGAATTACCGCCGTGGATGAACCGGTGGCGCAGATCCTTGCGCGGTTCGAAGATGCCACGGTGGAGCGCATCTCTGGCGAAGCTCCTGAGGTCTTCTCACTGCTCGCGCACGATCGTGAAGAATTCGTTCGCACCGTTCCCTACATCCTCTGGCACGGGCAGCTCGCGGCCAACCCGGCCGCCGTCGTCGACGAATGCCAGCTTATTGAAACAGAAGCGGGCCTCGAGCTCTACCTTCCGCTCGATACATTCTGGGAGGGCACCTCAGCCAACCAACACGCCGTCCGCGAGTTGCGTATTCCCATCCTCTTGCCGGATTCCGTACACAATGGTGGACTTCCGATTGTCGACGACGAACGCCTTCCACAGGCCATGCGCGCGCTTTTGGCCGTGACGGCTGGAGTAGGAAGCACAACTATTGGCGGAACGCCGATTGAAGAGCTTCCCGTGTTTGAGTTCAATGATCAGACGGGACTGAATGAGGCGAGTTTCGAGTTTGCTGTCTCCGCCGAAATTCCGGCTCTCCACGCTGGTGTCACTGCGCCGGATAGTCTGACCTCAGTTGCTGTGCCATCGGCGTTGCTTGGATCCTGCTGGCCCACCATTTACGCTGCGATCGGCGCAGGTGTTGCTCATGGCTACCCCGTCATTGAGGGACTGCTTTCAGCAGTGCATCTGGACCACTCCGAGCTTCTGCATGTGCCGCTCGATGAGATCCTTGCGGCGGGCACGCTCACAGCCCATTCGTGGTGCGAATCCATCGCCGAATCGTCGGCCGGCCGCGTTGTCACAATTAAGACTCGCGTGACCGATCCGAGTGGACGCACAGTCATCAATTTCATGGAACGCTTCGCTATGCGTGGCCGTGTCACTACAACGGAACTTCCAGTGGATCCGGCACCGCGCGGTGGCGCCGCGGGCGAGGTCGTGGATACGGCGCGCTCTTTGCTGCGCCGCGTCAAGGTGACCGCGCCTGCGAACATGACCGCTTTCGCTATCGTCTCCGGTGACTTCAACCCGATCCACACCTCCCAGCGGGCAGCGAAGGTTTCGGGTATGGATGACGCACTGGTTCACGGAATGTGGCTGTGCGCCGCGGCTCAGCACACGGTGGCAGATACCGCCGATGCTTCGGGCCTGCGCATCAAGGGCTGGACCTACCGCATGTTCGGGATGGTCAACTTGCAGGACGAAGTGGAGATCAGCGCCGAACGCGTGGGCCGAATACGCGACGGTGGCCTTGCGCTTGAAGTTACGTGCCGTATTGATGGCGAAATCGTGGCGCAAGCGACTGCTCAGGTGGAGGCACCTTCCACGGCATACGTTTACCCAGGTCAAGGTATTCAGACGGCCGGAATGGCGTTGGATGAGAGGGCATCTTCGCCCGCGGCGCGCAGCGTGTGGGAGCGAGCAGATGTGCACACCCGCGAAGCCCTGGGATTCTCCATCCTCGCGGTGGTGCAGGACAACCCAAAGGAGCTCACTGCTCGGGGCGTCACTTATCGCCACCCAGAGGGCGTGCTCAACCTGACCCAGTTCACGCAAGTGGCTCTGGCGACCGTTGCGATCGCGCAGACGGAACGTCTGCGCGAGGCAGGTGCGTTGGTTGATGGTGCGATGTTTGCAGGCCACTCGCTGGGTGAATACACCGCTCTATCTGCTTATGCGAAGGTCTTCTCCTTGGAGAACGTCCTTGAGATCGTTTTCCAGCGCGGCTCCACCATGCACCATCTGGTGCCTCGAGACGCGCAGGGGCAGTCCAACTACCGCCTGGGTGCGCTCCGGCCCAACCAACTGGGAGTTGGCGCTGGCGACGTCGTCGGCTTCGTTGCGTCCGTGGCCGAAGCCAGCGGTGAGTTTCTTGAGGTGGTCAACCTCAACCTTGCCGGTCAGCAGTACGCAATTGCGGGCACGATCGCGGGTCTGAAGGCGCTAGAGAAGGAAGCTGGCCGCCGAGCTGAAGAGTTTGGCGGGCGCCGCCCATTCATTCTCATTCCGGGCATTGACGTCCCCTTCCATTCCTCCGTTCTGCGTCCAGGAGTTCCTGACTTCCGCAATCTGTTGGAGGGTCTGCTCCCCGCATCGATCGATATCGTCAGCCTTCAAGGCCGTTACGTACCAAACCTTGTGGCGCGTCCGTTCGAGTTGACGGCAGATTTTGCCGATTCCATCCTCGAGGTGGTGCCTTCTGAAAGCATCGCCGAACTGCGTGCGAACTTCGATCAGCGCATGGAGGATCCGAACGAAGTGGCTCGCACGTTGCTCGTTGAGCTTCTTGCGTGGCAGTTCGCTTCGCCCGTGCGGTGGATTGAAACTCAGGAAATACTCATTCGTGACGGCGTTGAGGAAATCGTCGAAGTTGGTTTGGCTTCTTCGCCAACCCTCGCCAACATGATCACCAAAACCTTGGCTCTACCCGAGCATTCAGGAGATGACGTCATCGTGCTGAACGTGCAGCGCGATTCCAAGCGTGTTCTGCGTGAGGACGTGGCGGCCGTGGCTCTCGATTCCGATTCTGATTCCATTTCTGGATCGGCCGACGACGTCGCAGCGCCACCGGTTTCTGAGACTCGGGTTGCCGAAGCTCCTGTTGCCCACGTTCCTGCGGCCAGCGCCCCGGTCGCTTCCGGGTCGGGCGCTCCTGCTGCAGATATTCCGTTCAGCGCAGGAAACGCTCTGCGGGTTTTGCTCGCCCAGGAGACGAAGGTTCGCCTAGACCAGATCGTGGATGTAGACACGGTGGAGACACTGACCAACGGCGTTTCATCGAAGCGGAATCAGATTCTGATGGATATGACTGCTGAGTTTGAACTTGCCACGTTGGATGGTGCTGCTGAGGCTTCGCTTTCAACACTTGTTGCGCAGGTGGATCAGCAGGCGCACGGCTACCACGCATTCGGACCTGTCCTGGCCGAGGTAGTTGGTGAACGCCTTCGTGCTGTCACGGGTGCTGCGGGTGCCAAGCCCGCTCGCGTGGCTGATCGCGTTGCGAATGTCTGGCAGCTCGGGAGTGGCTGGGCAGCCCACGTACAGGCCGTCATCGTGCTCGGTACGCGCGAGGGTAAGTCAACGCGCGGTGGTGAACTTGCCACGCTCGCTGGGCAGCCTTCCAGCACAGCCGAACTGGATGCACTTGTCGATGAGGCGATCATGGAAGTTGGAGCGCAGATGGGCGTTTCGGTGTCACGGCCGAGCGCAGGTGCTGCTGGAAGTGGGGCCGTGGTTGACTCTGCCGCTCTGGATGCCTTCTCCGAGCATATGACGGCGGTGCTTGCTGATACGGCCCGCGATCTCTTGGCGCGATTGGGGCAGGACGCTCCTGTTGGTGAGCCAGACTCCTCTGACGATGCCGACTTGCGCGCTGCGATTGCCGCCGAACTTGGCTCGGGGTGGGAATCCTTCGTGGCACCAGCTTTCGATGCGAACCGTGCAGTTCACTTGAATGATCGCTGGGCCACCGCCCGTGAAGACGTCGCGCGGATCTCCTTTGGTGAAGAAATCAATGCGAACTTCTATGGAACTGGGGAAGAAGTGGCACGCCAAGCAGAATGGCAGGCTGCTCGCAACCCTGCCTTGGCTGAACGGCTGAGCCAGATCGCGGCGCAGGCACGCGATACTTCAGCTGGAGAGTTCACGGGCAAGGTGGCTGTGGTCACTGGCGTGACGCCGAGCTCCATAGCAGGTGCAGCAGCTGCTCGCCTTCTGGCTGGTGGCGCAACAGTGGTGATGACCGCTTCGCGGATCAGTACCGCGCGCCTCAGCTTCGCGAAGGAGCTGTACCGTTCGAACGCGCGTGGAGAAGCCGAACTGTGGCTTGTTCCCGCCAACCTCGCAAGCTTCCGCGATGTTGATTCCGTCATCGAGTGGGTTGGTTCGCAGCAGCGCAAGACTGTTGGCGCCACGTCCAAGCTGGTCAAGCCGGCGCTCACGCCGGACTTCCTCCTTCCGTTCGCGGCCCCTTCGGTCCGCGGAACGATGGCAGAGGCCGGCCCTGAGGCCGAGAACCAGGCGCGAGTGTTGCTGTGGAGCGTTGAACGGCTTGTGGCGGGACTCTCCGCAATCGGCGAGGAAACCAATACAGAGCATCGTCTCCATACGATTTTGCCGGGTTCACCCAACCGGGGAACCTTCGGTGGCGACGGTGCATATGGTGAAGTCAAGGCTGCGTTCGATGCGATCTGCAACAAATGGAACGTTGAGCCGTGGGGTGCCCGCACGTCGCTGGTGCAGGCGAAGATTGGTTGGGTCCGTGGAACGGGCCTTATGGGGCACAATGATCCGTTGGTCGCCGCTGTTCACGCCGCGGGAGTGCGCACGTGGTCCACATCGGAAATGGGGGAGCAACTCGCAGCTCTGTGCAGTGATCAGACCCGTGCTCAGGCTTCGCTGGCTCCGCTCGATGTGGATTTGACGGGCGGCCTCTCCAATGTGGATCTGCGTGCTCTCAAGGCGAGTTCTTCGGTTGCTCCAGAGGCAGATGCTGTGGTTCCTGCTTCCATCAAGGCTCTTCCTAATGCAAAGACTCCTCATCAGGTTGGTGCGGAGACAGCTGATTGGGCTGGGGTGACCGCGCGGCCAGAGGACATGGTGGTCATCGTCGGACTCGGCGAGATCGGCCCGTGGGGATCCTCGCGGACCCGTCTGGAGGCCGAACTCGGCATTGATTCGGATGGGGACGTGGACATGACTGCGGCCGGCGTGCTCGAGATGGCGTGGATGATGGGCCTCTTGACCTGGCATGATACGCCGCAACCTGGTTGGTACAACACGGATGATGTTCTGGTTGACGAGGCCGACATTTGGGAAAAGTACCGCAACGAGGTTGTGGCCCGATCGGGTATTCGTTCGTTTGTCGACGACGGCGCGCTCGCTGACCTTGGAACCGTCGATGTTGCTCCGGTGCGCTTGGCATCCGATATCACGTTTGGTGTGGCGGACGAAGCGGCTGCGCAGGCGCACATTGCGGCTGATCCGAACTTCACTACTTCGGCATTCGTGGATGGGGAGTGGCAGGTGACGCGCCGCGCAGGTGCAGTGACCTATGTGCCACGTCGCACCACTTTGAGCCGCACAGTGGGAGGGCAGTTCCCCACCGGTTTCGACCCGGCGCATTGGGGTATTCCGGCGGCCATGACGGAGTCGATGGATCGCATGGCGATCTGGAACCTCCTGACAACCGTAGACGCCTTCATCGGTGCTGGCTTCAGCCCGGCTGAGCTGCTTGCCGCCGTGCATCCGAGCGAGGTCGCTTCCACTCAGGGCACTGGCTTTGGTGGCATGACGTCGATGCATCGCCTTTACGTGGATCGATTCGTCGGCAAGGAGTACCCACAGGACATCCTGCAGGAAACCCTTCCCAATGTGGTGGCTGCACATACGATGCAGAGCTACGTGGGTGGTTACGGCTCCATGATTCATCCTGTGGGCGCGTGTGCCACGGCAGCTGTTTCGGTTGAAGAGGGCGCGGACAAGATTGCCGCGGGCAAGGCCACATTTGTTGTGGCTGGTGCCATCGACGATCTGCAGATCGAATCCCTCATCGGATTCGGCGATATGAACGCTACGGCCAACTCGCAGGAAATGCGCGATAAGGGAATCAGCGAACGTTTCTTCTCCCGAGCAGGCGATGCTCGGCGCGGCGGATTCGTGGAGAGCCAGGGCGGTGGAACGGTGTTGCTCGCGCGTGGCGACTTCGCCCGCGATCTTGGCCTTCCCGTGCTGGGCGTTGTTGGCTATGTGCACTCCTACGCCGATGGGATTCACACGTCCATCCCGGCGCCCGGTCAGGGGGCCTTGGCATCCGTGCGCGGGGGAGAGAACTCGCAGATGGCGCGTAGCTTGGCCAAGCTCGGGGTTGTGGCCGATGACATCGCGGTGGTTTCCAAGCATGACACCTCCACGAACGCCAACGATCCGAATGAAGCTGAACTCCACGTGCGCATTGCACGCGAACTCGGACGTAGTGCGGGCAACCCGCTCTACGTTGTCTCGCAGAAGACCCTGACGGGTCACGCCAAGGGTGGAGCCGCATTGTTCCAAATCTCGGGCCTAGTTCAGTTGTTCTCTGAGGGAACCGTTCCCGGCAACAAGGCGCTTGACTGCCAAGATGAGGAGTTTGCAGAGGATGATTTCTTGGTGTGGCTGCGCGATCCACTGCACGTGGGTACCGCGAAGGCGGCGCTCTTGACATCTCTGGGCTTCGGGCACGTGGCCGGAATCCTCGCTCTGGTTCACCCTGGCGCATTCGAGAAGGCAATCGAATTGTCAGATGGACCTGATGCTGCACAGCTGTGGCGCTCCCAAGCGGATTCCCGCCTTGCAGAAAGTGCGCGGCACATGGCAGCGGGCATGATTGGACGCGAACCTCTCTACGAGGAGGTCGGTGGGCACCGCTTCACCGGCGATGCTCACGAGCAAGAGGCACGCATGCTGGTTGATCCCGCTGCGCGTCTGGGCGCCGAGGGTACCTTCTAA
- the glyA gene encoding serine hydroxymethyltransferase, with protein MSLFDDPIATVDPDVAAVLDSELVRQRNYLEMIASENIVPRAVLQAMGSVLTNKYAEGYPGRRYYGGCQEVDKVETLAIERAKALFGAEYANVQPHSGAQANAAVYHALVNPGDTVMGLELAHGGHLTHGMKINFSGKNYNMVAYGLDPESFRINMDIVREKALETRPKMIIAGWSAYPRHLDFAAFREIADEVGAYLWTDMAHFAGLVAAGLHPNPVPYSDVVSTTIHKTLGGPRSGMLLSRDAEAFGKKLNSAVFPGQQGGPLMHVIAGKAVAFKIAAGDEFKARQKRTLEGASILAERLLQKDVADAGVSLVTGGTDVHLVLVDLRNSPMNGQEAEDLLDQVGITVNRNAVPWDPRPARVTSGLRIGTPALATRGFGATEFTEVADVIATALAHGKSADIDGLRARVARLTEAFPLYEGLDQTGASLTGQDSVNEFTNAGNR; from the coding sequence ATGTCGTTGTTCGACGATCCAATTGCCACTGTTGATCCTGACGTCGCCGCAGTACTCGATTCTGAGTTGGTGCGGCAGCGCAACTACCTCGAAATGATCGCCTCAGAGAACATTGTGCCTCGCGCAGTCCTGCAGGCGATGGGTTCAGTTCTCACGAATAAGTACGCCGAAGGATATCCGGGGCGCCGCTACTACGGTGGTTGCCAAGAAGTGGACAAGGTAGAAACCTTGGCCATCGAACGGGCGAAGGCGCTCTTTGGTGCGGAGTACGCAAATGTGCAGCCGCACTCGGGTGCCCAGGCCAATGCCGCTGTGTACCATGCATTGGTTAATCCGGGAGATACCGTGATGGGCCTCGAACTTGCCCATGGCGGCCACCTTACCCACGGCATGAAGATCAACTTCTCAGGCAAGAACTACAACATGGTCGCCTATGGCCTTGATCCGGAGTCCTTCCGCATCAATATGGATATAGTCCGTGAGAAGGCATTAGAGACCCGCCCCAAGATGATCATTGCCGGATGGTCCGCGTACCCGCGTCACCTTGACTTCGCGGCTTTCCGCGAGATTGCCGATGAGGTTGGAGCATACCTGTGGACCGACATGGCTCACTTCGCTGGACTCGTCGCCGCAGGCCTCCACCCGAACCCCGTGCCGTACTCCGACGTCGTCTCAACCACGATTCACAAGACGCTCGGAGGCCCACGCTCGGGCATGCTGCTTTCGCGTGACGCCGAAGCCTTTGGAAAGAAGCTCAACTCGGCGGTCTTCCCAGGCCAACAGGGCGGCCCGCTCATGCACGTTATCGCGGGCAAGGCGGTGGCCTTCAAGATTGCGGCTGGCGATGAATTCAAGGCGCGCCAGAAGCGCACGTTGGAAGGCGCAAGTATTCTGGCTGAACGCCTTCTCCAGAAGGACGTGGCCGATGCAGGCGTCTCACTCGTGACCGGTGGAACAGACGTTCACCTCGTGCTCGTCGATCTGCGCAACTCGCCCATGAACGGCCAAGAGGCCGAAGACCTGCTTGATCAGGTGGGCATCACGGTCAATCGCAATGCTGTGCCGTGGGATCCGCGGCCCGCTCGCGTCACCTCCGGCCTGCGCATCGGAACGCCAGCGCTCGCGACCCGCGGTTTCGGTGCCACGGAGTTCACTGAGGTTGCAGACGTCATCGCAACTGCACTTGCTCACGGAAAGTCCGCAGACATTGATGGATTGCGTGCCCGTGTTGCTCGCCTAACGGAGGCCTTCCCGTTGTACGAGGGCCTCGACCAGACTGGTGCGTCCCTCACCGGGCAAGATTCGGTCAACGAGTTCACGAACGCTGGGAATCGCTGA